A genome region from Microbacterium profundi includes the following:
- the sucD gene encoding succinate--CoA ligase subunit alpha, whose protein sequence is MSIFLNKDSKVIVQGITGGEGTKHTALMLKAGTQVVGGVNARKAGTAVSHTDKDGNPVELPVFASVAEAMKETGADVSIAFVPGAFTKDAMIEAIDAEIPLLVVITEGVPVGDSAEAWAYAQSKDNKTRIIGPNCPGIITPGEALVGITPANITGKGPIGLVSKSGTLTYQMMFELRDLGFSTAIGIGGDPVIGTTHIDALAAFEADPETKAIVMIGEIGGDAEERAADYIKAHVTKPVVGYVAGFTAPEGKTMGHAGAIVSGSAGTAQAKKEALEAAGVKVGKTPSETADLMRAIVEGL, encoded by the coding sequence ATGTCGATCTTCCTGAACAAGGATTCCAAGGTCATCGTCCAGGGCATCACCGGCGGCGAAGGCACCAAGCACACCGCCCTCATGCTCAAGGCCGGCACCCAGGTCGTCGGCGGCGTCAACGCCCGCAAGGCCGGCACCGCCGTCTCGCACACCGACAAGGACGGCAATCCCGTCGAACTGCCCGTCTTCGCATCCGTCGCAGAGGCCATGAAGGAGACCGGCGCCGACGTGTCGATCGCCTTCGTCCCCGGTGCCTTCACGAAGGACGCCATGATCGAGGCCATCGACGCCGAGATCCCGCTGCTGGTCGTCATCACCGAGGGCGTTCCCGTCGGCGACTCGGCCGAGGCGTGGGCGTACGCGCAGAGCAAGGACAACAAGACCCGCATCATCGGGCCGAACTGCCCCGGCATCATCACCCCCGGTGAAGCGCTCGTCGGCATCACCCCGGCGAACATCACCGGCAAGGGCCCGATCGGCCTCGTCTCCAAGTCGGGCACTCTGACCTACCAGATGATGTTCGAGCTGCGCGACCTCGGCTTCTCGACGGCCATCGGCATCGGCGGCGACCCGGTCATCGGTACCACGCACATCGACGCTCTCGCAGCGTTCGAGGCCGACCCCGAGACCAAGGCCATCGTCATGATCGGCGAGATCGGCGGCGACGCCGAAGAGCGCGCGGCCGACTACATCAAGGCGCACGTCACCAAGCCGGTCGTCGGCTACGTCGCGGGCTTCACCGCGCCCGAGGGCAAGACCATGGGCCACGCCGGCGCCATCGTCTCGGGCTCTGCGGGCACGGCTCAGGCGAAGAAGGAGGCCCTCGAGGCCGCCGGAGTCAAGGTCGGCAAGACGCCGTCCGAGACTGCTGACCTGATGCGTGCGATCGTCGAAGGCCTGTAA
- the sucC gene encoding ADP-forming succinate--CoA ligase subunit beta, with amino-acid sequence MDLYEYQARDVFEKYGVPVLPGIVADTPEEVKAAAEKLGGVVVVKAQVKTGGRGKAGGVKVAKNPDEAYEAAKAILGLDIKGHIVKRVMVAAGARIAEEYYFSVLLDRANRSYLSLCSVEGGMEIEQLAVEKPEALARIEVNPLTGIDKDKAVEIARAANFPEDLIEKVSDVFVKLYEVYKGEDATLVEVNPLVRTEDGDIVALDGKVTLDENASEIRHPEHEALEDKDAADPLEAKAKESGLNYVKLDGEVGIIGNGAGLVMSTLDVVAYAGENHNGVKPANFLDIGGGASAAVMAAGLDVILGDPQVKSVFVNVFGGITACDAVANGIKGALETLGDTASKPLVVRLDGNRVEEGRAILAEYAHPLVTLAATMDEGADKAAELANA; translated from the coding sequence GTGGATCTGTACGAGTACCAGGCACGAGACGTTTTCGAGAAGTACGGAGTGCCGGTCCTCCCCGGTATCGTCGCGGACACCCCCGAGGAGGTGAAAGCGGCAGCAGAGAAGCTCGGTGGAGTGGTCGTCGTCAAGGCGCAGGTCAAGACCGGTGGCCGCGGCAAGGCCGGTGGCGTGAAGGTCGCCAAGAACCCCGATGAGGCGTACGAAGCCGCGAAGGCGATCCTCGGCCTCGACATCAAGGGGCACATCGTCAAGCGCGTCATGGTCGCTGCCGGCGCCCGCATCGCCGAGGAGTACTACTTCTCGGTTCTGCTCGACCGCGCGAACCGCTCGTACCTCTCGCTGTGCAGCGTCGAGGGCGGCATGGAGATCGAGCAGCTCGCTGTCGAGAAGCCCGAGGCGCTCGCCCGCATCGAGGTCAACCCGCTGACCGGCATCGACAAGGACAAGGCTGTCGAGATCGCTCGCGCTGCGAACTTCCCCGAAGACCTCATCGAGAAGGTCTCCGACGTCTTCGTCAAGCTGTACGAGGTCTACAAGGGCGAGGACGCGACGCTCGTCGAGGTCAACCCGCTGGTCCGCACCGAAGACGGCGACATCGTCGCGCTCGACGGCAAGGTGACGCTGGACGAGAACGCCTCCGAGATCCGCCACCCCGAGCACGAGGCGCTCGAGGACAAGGACGCCGCCGACCCGCTAGAGGCCAAGGCCAAGGAGTCGGGTCTGAACTACGTGAAGCTCGACGGCGAGGTCGGCATCATCGGCAACGGCGCAGGCCTTGTCATGTCGACGCTCGACGTCGTCGCCTACGCCGGTGAGAACCACAACGGCGTGAAGCCCGCGAACTTCCTCGACATCGGCGGCGGAGCATCCGCAGCTGTCATGGCAGCGGGCCTCGACGTCATCCTCGGCGACCCGCAGGTGAAGAGCGTGTTCGTCAACGTCTTCGGCGGCATCACCGCGTGCGACGCCGTGGCCAACGGCATCAAGGGTGCACTCGAGACGCTCGGCGACACGGCATCCAAGCCGCTCGTCGTGCGCCTGGACGGCAACCGCGTCGAAGAGGGTCGTGCGATCCTCGCCGAATACGCCCACCCGCTCGTGACCCTCGCCGCCACCATGGACGAGGGCGCCGACAAGGCCGCCGAGCTGGCGAACGCCTGA
- a CDS encoding HNH endonuclease signature motif containing protein, translating into MEPWFDDVDDRPRDAAFFVESALDDLQCADVDLNRYEARRSARIADAVALARRNPEVYVRGTDKDALGQAERAAVFDIALRLRCSEEYVRGVLFTAEQAMAHLPLLWQQARDGFVSMYLVGRTVGALARVRADFGASEEELDLEREAMRLIDQAASEWALSCPPAAFARRLRTLVDRLDPVGAAERHGRKVRERRVVVHEDEDGMSWFMAYIPTIEAIAAKRRLTSAAKHLQKHPDECRTRDQIRADLCSEWLRGIGTDKAVKTKIFVTIPIERGACRAAARQAEFVGHGPIDPLTAKQLFLDAKAFRRVIIDPIRSVVVDMDRRSRRATQAQREWLILQHGTCARDGCNRLAQDADIDHKTPWASGGKTDIDELRPLCPRDHVHRHLTRAIYRSRPDNSVQVITPTGHESKPTPHAPTTEPPF; encoded by the coding sequence ATGGAACCTTGGTTCGACGATGTGGATGACCGGCCGCGTGATGCCGCGTTCTTCGTGGAGTCTGCGCTGGATGATCTGCAGTGTGCGGATGTCGATCTGAATCGGTATGAGGCGCGGCGGTCGGCGAGGATTGCGGATGCTGTCGCTCTGGCGCGCCGCAATCCCGAGGTGTACGTGCGTGGGACGGATAAGGATGCGCTGGGCCAGGCGGAGCGTGCGGCGGTGTTCGATATCGCGTTGCGGTTGCGGTGCTCGGAGGAGTACGTGCGTGGGGTGCTTTTCACGGCAGAGCAGGCGATGGCGCATCTTCCGTTGCTGTGGCAGCAGGCCAGGGACGGGTTCGTGTCGATGTATCTCGTCGGTCGCACCGTCGGCGCTCTGGCACGGGTGCGGGCCGATTTCGGTGCATCGGAGGAAGAGCTCGATCTCGAGCGTGAGGCGATGCGGTTGATCGATCAGGCGGCGTCGGAGTGGGCGCTGTCGTGTCCGCCGGCGGCCTTCGCTCGCCGGTTGCGCACTCTGGTCGATCGGCTCGACCCGGTCGGCGCGGCCGAGCGTCACGGCCGGAAGGTGCGCGAGCGTCGTGTGGTCGTCCACGAGGATGAGGACGGCATGAGCTGGTTCATGGCGTACATCCCGACGATCGAGGCGATCGCCGCGAAACGCCGGTTGACGTCCGCGGCCAAGCATCTGCAGAAGCATCCGGACGAGTGCCGTACGCGTGATCAGATCCGCGCCGACCTGTGCTCCGAGTGGTTGCGCGGTATCGGTACCGACAAGGCAGTCAAGACGAAGATCTTCGTCACCATCCCCATCGAACGCGGGGCCTGCCGCGCCGCGGCGCGGCAGGCCGAGTTCGTCGGTCATGGCCCGATCGACCCGCTCACCGCGAAGCAACTGTTCCTCGATGCGAAGGCGTTCCGCCGGGTGATCATCGACCCCATCCGCAGCGTCGTGGTGGACATGGACCGCCGCTCCCGCCGCGCCACTCAAGCCCAGCGCGAATGGCTCATCCTGCAACACGGCACCTGCGCCAGAGACGGCTGCAACCGCCTCGCTCAAGACGCCGACATCGACCACAAGACCCCATGGGCGAGCGGCGGCAAGACCGACATCGACGAGCTCCGGCCGCTGTGTCCCCGCGACCACGTGCATCGACATCTCACGCGAGCGATCTACCGCAGTCGGCCGGACAATTCGGTTCAGGTCATCACACCGACCGGGCATGAAAGCAAGCCGACACCTCACGCCCCCACCACCGAACCACCGTTCTGA
- a CDS encoding TetR/AcrR family transcriptional regulator, which yields MHQSAEPRTGVVAAALDLFRAQGFDQTSVEQIAKAAGVSRSTFFRQFGGKEDVVFTDHEVLLEEVRAFLAEGHRDPWEAVCQASQHVFAHFAHDPEIARLRYQVVRQVPALREREIVTVFRYERLFDEYLRSALPGIDPLDAVGFAALVTAVHNHVLRQLLRGTKRVAPAVLQSALDDVRRRYGVLPDAADETPNDMVVAVFPRSMPIAEVTRRLQSDLS from the coding sequence ATGCATCAGTCCGCAGAGCCGCGCACCGGCGTCGTCGCCGCAGCGCTCGACCTGTTCCGCGCCCAGGGCTTCGACCAGACCTCGGTGGAGCAGATCGCGAAAGCGGCCGGCGTCTCCCGGTCCACCTTCTTCCGCCAGTTCGGCGGCAAGGAGGATGTCGTCTTCACCGACCACGAAGTGCTGCTGGAGGAGGTGCGGGCCTTCCTCGCCGAGGGGCACCGCGATCCATGGGAGGCCGTCTGCCAGGCGTCCCAGCACGTCTTCGCCCACTTCGCCCACGATCCGGAGATCGCCCGCCTGCGCTATCAGGTCGTCCGGCAGGTGCCGGCGCTGCGCGAGCGCGAGATCGTGACCGTGTTCCGCTACGAACGCCTCTTCGACGAGTATCTACGCAGTGCGCTTCCCGGCATCGACCCGCTTGATGCGGTCGGCTTCGCCGCCCTCGTCACAGCCGTGCACAACCACGTGCTGCGCCAGTTGCTGCGCGGCACGAAGCGCGTCGCCCCCGCTGTGCTGCAGTCCGCGCTCGACGATGTGCGCCGCCGCTACGGAGTTCTCCCCGATGCCGCTGACGAGACCCCGAACGACATGGTGGTCGCCGTCTTCCCTCGATCGATGCCCATCGCCGAAGTGACGCGCCGGCTGCAGTCCGACCTCAGCTGA
- a CDS encoding ATP-dependent DNA ligase, producing the protein MRYEIPVPMLAKAAASVPDPAKTSGGMLFEPKWDGFRGLVAWDGETLEIGSRGAKPLTRYFPELVEALPKILPGPCLLDGEIVVATGEPGAQRLDWEALSQRIHPAASRVERLAAETPAMFIAFDLLAEGDEDLQHRPFRERRARLESLLARARHPLQLTRTTEDQAMARQWLAEFEGAGLDGVVAKPLDQPYAPGKRTLIKIKHARTADVVALGYRIHKSGSGVGSLLVGLYDEGGALRQVGGVAAWSDKRRQELVDELAPLVERDEDGAAVTGEGERSRFSGSKDVSFVRLRPERVLEVRYDQLEGARFRHTVQFERWRPDRDARSCTYDQLDTVAGYDLADVLA; encoded by the coding sequence ATGCGCTACGAGATCCCTGTTCCGATGCTCGCGAAAGCCGCAGCATCCGTTCCCGACCCGGCGAAGACGAGCGGCGGGATGCTGTTCGAGCCGAAGTGGGACGGCTTCCGCGGTCTCGTCGCCTGGGACGGCGAGACGCTCGAGATCGGCTCGCGCGGCGCGAAGCCGCTCACCCGTTACTTCCCCGAGCTCGTCGAGGCTCTGCCGAAGATCCTCCCCGGACCCTGCCTGCTCGATGGCGAGATCGTCGTCGCGACCGGCGAACCGGGCGCACAGCGCCTCGATTGGGAGGCGCTCAGTCAGCGCATCCACCCCGCCGCCTCGCGCGTGGAGCGTCTCGCCGCCGAGACCCCGGCGATGTTCATCGCGTTCGACCTGCTCGCCGAAGGCGACGAGGATCTGCAGCATAGACCGTTCCGCGAACGCCGGGCACGCCTGGAATCACTGCTCGCACGTGCGCGGCATCCGCTCCAACTCACCCGCACGACCGAAGACCAGGCCATGGCCAGGCAGTGGCTCGCCGAGTTCGAGGGCGCCGGTCTCGACGGCGTCGTCGCCAAGCCCCTCGACCAGCCCTACGCGCCGGGCAAGCGCACGCTGATCAAGATCAAGCACGCCCGCACCGCCGACGTCGTGGCCCTCGGCTATCGCATCCACAAGTCCGGATCCGGCGTGGGTTCGCTGCTCGTCGGCCTGTACGACGAAGGCGGTGCTCTGCGCCAGGTCGGAGGCGTCGCCGCCTGGAGCGACAAGCGCAGACAGGAACTCGTCGACGAACTCGCGCCTCTCGTGGAGCGCGACGAGGACGGTGCTGCGGTGACGGGCGAAGGCGAACGCAGCAGGTTCAGCGGTTCGAAAGACGTGTCATTCGTGCGCCTCCGGCCGGAGCGGGTCCTCGAGGTGCGCTACGACCAGTTGGAGGGTGCCCGTTTCCGGCACACTGTGCAGTTCGAACGGTGGCGTCCTGATCGCGATGCGCGCTCGTGCACGTACGACCAGCTTGACACCGTCGCCGGCTACGACCTCGCCGACGTACTGGCGTGA
- the ligD gene encoding non-homologous end-joining DNA ligase, with protein sequence MASERVTLTVSDPEGEREIDLSSPNKVIWPEPSPGSGGITKAELAEYFQVAAVPFLNANGNRPVSLERFRAGIGGESFFSKNPPKGTPDYVDSVMVTYNSGRQHPQIVLNRPSAIVWAAQMNTIVFHPWASLASDTDNPIELRIDLDPQPGTDFADAVVAAHGLREVLREAELEPFIKTSGNRGLHVFCPIEPAHEFLDVRHAVIAAGRELERRMPKQVTTNWWKEERGERIFVDFNQANRDRTMAGAYSPRALSAATVSTPVEWDELDGLDPTVFTVRSIPARLADVGDPWADMQKSPGRIDTLLKWWEHDLENGLGELSFPPDFPKMPGEPPRVQPSKMVAENWDSEGNRIEE encoded by the coding sequence ATGGCTTCTGAGCGCGTGACGTTGACGGTCTCCGACCCTGAGGGGGAGCGGGAGATCGACCTCTCCAGTCCGAACAAGGTGATCTGGCCTGAGCCTTCGCCAGGCTCAGGGGGCATCACCAAGGCGGAGCTCGCCGAGTACTTCCAGGTCGCCGCCGTTCCGTTCCTCAACGCGAACGGCAACCGACCCGTCTCGCTCGAGCGCTTCCGCGCGGGCATCGGCGGGGAGAGCTTCTTCTCGAAGAATCCGCCCAAGGGCACTCCCGACTATGTCGATTCGGTGATGGTGACGTACAACAGCGGGCGCCAGCATCCGCAGATCGTGCTCAACCGGCCGAGCGCGATCGTGTGGGCGGCGCAGATGAACACGATCGTCTTCCACCCGTGGGCGTCGCTCGCGAGCGACACCGACAATCCGATCGAGCTGCGCATCGACCTCGATCCGCAACCCGGAACGGATTTCGCGGATGCCGTCGTGGCCGCGCACGGTCTGCGCGAGGTGCTGCGCGAGGCCGAACTCGAGCCGTTCATCAAGACCAGCGGCAACCGCGGACTGCATGTGTTCTGCCCGATCGAGCCCGCGCACGAGTTCCTCGATGTGCGCCACGCGGTGATCGCCGCCGGACGCGAACTGGAGCGACGGATGCCGAAGCAGGTCACAACGAACTGGTGGAAGGAGGAGCGCGGTGAGCGCATCTTCGTCGACTTCAACCAGGCGAATCGCGACCGCACGATGGCCGGCGCCTACAGCCCACGCGCGCTGTCGGCGGCGACCGTGTCGACACCGGTGGAGTGGGATGAGCTGGATGGCCTCGATCCGACGGTCTTCACGGTGCGAAGCATCCCTGCGCGTCTCGCGGATGTCGGCGATCCGTGGGCCGACATGCAGAAGTCACCCGGCAGGATCGACACGCTGCTCAAGTGGTGGGAGCACGATCTCGAGAACGGCCTCGGCGAGCTGTCGTTCCCGCCCGACTTCCCGAAGATGCCCGGTGAGCCCCCGCGTGTGCAGCCCAGCAAGATGGTCGCGGAGAACTGGGATTCCGAGGGGAACCGCATCGAGGAGTGA
- a CDS encoding SseB family protein has protein sequence MALFSRRKKTDDASESQTPIEAEAPDEVPEEEQPPAEPVPEIGISVQAFRGVGAAAGPEVTLPDPDESAPKTPSPIAAPRPTASAPSVSTAPEKRTLPLAPALPPAQTESVPGMKDNVLLRTALAEIEEGASNEQLIGVLRQMLQGHLFLRVSGDARTQISEGKPLSVAVVRDGERAYMLAFSSAIAVRDSVQRETDPTATSAVAQPVTAVLQQVVSGGFSGLIIDNASGAHRAVFSIEILTKALEQADPGMTIKSLLAAPREQDTARKVGDALAKTKVWVAVNDGTEGAKVGIAEAHTADGRRFLQVFSHPLEVVALGRGDKPMPFTPEQLAKLLTSHASLAGVLVDSAGPSLIVERDALAAVIVLAVDLGD, from the coding sequence ATGGCACTGTTCTCCCGCCGCAAGAAGACCGACGACGCGTCCGAGTCGCAGACGCCGATCGAGGCGGAAGCTCCCGACGAGGTTCCCGAAGAGGAGCAGCCGCCCGCCGAGCCGGTACCCGAGATCGGCATCTCGGTGCAGGCGTTCCGCGGGGTCGGGGCGGCAGCAGGTCCCGAGGTCACGCTTCCCGATCCGGATGAGTCGGCGCCGAAGACTCCCAGCCCGATCGCGGCTCCGCGGCCGACGGCATCCGCTCCATCTGTGTCGACCGCGCCTGAGAAGCGCACGCTTCCCCTCGCACCGGCGCTGCCGCCGGCGCAGACCGAATCCGTTCCGGGTATGAAGGACAACGTGCTGCTGCGCACGGCGCTCGCCGAGATCGAGGAGGGGGCGTCGAACGAGCAGCTGATCGGCGTGCTGCGCCAGATGCTGCAGGGCCACCTCTTCCTGCGGGTGAGCGGCGACGCGCGCACCCAGATCAGCGAGGGCAAGCCGCTCTCGGTCGCGGTCGTCCGCGACGGCGAACGTGCGTACATGCTCGCGTTCAGCTCGGCGATCGCGGTGCGCGATTCCGTTCAGCGTGAGACCGATCCGACGGCGACATCGGCGGTCGCGCAGCCGGTCACCGCCGTGCTGCAGCAGGTCGTATCCGGCGGCTTCAGCGGACTCATCATCGACAACGCCTCTGGCGCGCACCGCGCGGTGTTCTCGATCGAGATCCTCACGAAGGCCCTGGAACAGGCCGACCCCGGCATGACGATCAAGTCGCTCCTGGCCGCTCCACGTGAGCAGGACACGGCGCGGAAGGTCGGCGACGCTCTTGCGAAGACCAAGGTCTGGGTCGCGGTCAACGACGGCACCGAAGGTGCGAAGGTGGGCATCGCCGAGGCGCACACCGCAGACGGCCGCCGCTTCCTGCAGGTGTTCTCGCACCCGCTCGAGGTCGTCGCGCTCGGTCGCGGCGACAAGCCCATGCCCTTCACCCCTGAGCAGCTCGCCAAGCTTCTCACCAGCCACGCGTCACTCGCCGGTGTGCTGGTCGACTCGGCGGGTCCCTCGCTCATCGTCGAACGTGATGCCCTCGCTGCCGTGATCGTGCTCGCGGTCGATCTGGGCGACTGA
- the glsA gene encoding glutaminase A — MAAPEKLSDIVTSFLDIVHDRLISDRRGTVADYIPQLAGADPEQFGIALCGLNGRVYESGDTGVDFTIQSASKPFVYSLALDDQGLDAVHDRVGAEPSGEAFNSVKLEAGTGRPPNPMVNAGAIVTTSLVTGRSPEERFGRILARLSAFAGRDLRVDEAVLASEQESGDRNRALAYLMRGAGSLTAPVAETLDTYFRQCSVLVTARDIAVMGATLANGGVNPVTGERVTSAETCQHVMTIMATCGMYDYAGEWLLRAGLPAKSGVAGGLVASSPGEFGLGLFSPRLDASGASVRGVAAAQQLATRFGLHVLHRPLTLSAAEVTAANDELAAGLGAEQDAVATQILQENADDLAVWRLRGYIDFDGAERLLLDLDSWLEARPADRDSPAVIVLDLTEVTQLQSVAVWMLAALATWCRARGMRVIASDPQGRSLGVAGLSQSAGFDDAVRDAATMTGAVPND, encoded by the coding sequence ATGGCCGCCCCGGAGAAGCTCTCTGACATCGTCACGTCGTTCCTCGACATCGTGCACGACCGCCTCATCAGCGACCGGCGCGGGACGGTCGCCGACTACATCCCGCAGTTGGCCGGGGCAGATCCGGAGCAGTTCGGCATCGCCCTGTGCGGGCTGAACGGCCGCGTGTACGAGAGCGGCGACACCGGCGTGGATTTCACGATCCAGTCCGCATCGAAGCCGTTCGTGTATTCGCTCGCCCTCGACGATCAGGGTCTCGACGCCGTGCACGACCGAGTGGGTGCCGAACCCAGCGGCGAGGCCTTCAACTCCGTCAAGCTCGAAGCCGGGACCGGCCGCCCGCCGAACCCGATGGTCAACGCCGGCGCGATAGTGACGACGTCGCTCGTCACGGGGCGCTCCCCCGAGGAGCGCTTCGGGCGCATCCTCGCTCGCCTGAGCGCGTTCGCCGGTCGCGATCTGAGAGTCGACGAAGCGGTGCTGGCCTCCGAGCAGGAGTCGGGCGATCGCAATCGTGCACTCGCCTACCTCATGCGCGGCGCCGGCTCTCTCACCGCCCCGGTGGCGGAGACTCTCGACACGTACTTCCGTCAGTGCTCCGTGCTCGTCACGGCGCGCGACATCGCCGTGATGGGAGCAACCCTCGCCAACGGCGGAGTGAATCCGGTGACGGGTGAGCGCGTCACCAGCGCGGAGACGTGCCAGCACGTCATGACGATCATGGCCACCTGCGGCATGTACGACTACGCCGGTGAATGGCTGCTGCGGGCCGGGCTCCCGGCGAAGTCAGGAGTCGCCGGCGGACTCGTCGCGAGCTCGCCGGGCGAGTTCGGGCTGGGCCTGTTCAGTCCGAGGCTCGACGCGAGCGGTGCGAGCGTGCGCGGCGTCGCGGCGGCCCAGCAGCTCGCGACACGATTCGGCCTGCACGTGCTGCATCGTCCGCTCACGCTCTCGGCCGCGGAGGTCACGGCCGCGAACGACGAACTCGCAGCAGGACTCGGTGCCGAACAGGATGCTGTCGCCACCCAGATCCTGCAGGAGAACGCGGACGACCTGGCGGTGTGGCGTCTGCGCGGCTACATCGACTTCGATGGAGCCGAACGACTGCTGCTCGATCTCGACTCGTGGCTCGAGGCGCGCCCGGCCGATCGCGATTCGCCGGCCGTCATCGTTCTGGATCTCACCGAGGTGACGCAGCTGCAGTCCGTCGCGGTGTGGATGCTCGCCGCTCTCGCCACCTGGTGCCGTGCGCGCGGTATGCGGGTCATCGCGAGCGACCCGCAGGGCCGCAGCCTCGGAGTCGCGGGCCTGTCGCAGTCGGCCGGGTTCGACGACGCCGTGCGCGATGCGGCGACCATGACCGGTGCGGTGCCGAACGACTGA